Proteins encoded together in one Eubalaena glacialis isolate mEubGla1 chromosome 7, mEubGla1.1.hap2.+ XY, whole genome shotgun sequence window:
- the LOC133095476 gene encoding toll-like receptor 9 isoform X1 produces MAHQTGIHATEELKEFFAKARAGSVRLIKVVIEDEQLVLGASRELVGCWDQDYDGAVLPLLDAQQPCYLLYRLDTQNAQGFEWLFLAWSPDNSPVRLKMLYAATRATVKKEFGGGHIKDELFGTVKDDLSFAGYQKHLSSCAAPAPLTSAERELQQIRINEVKTEISVESKHQTLQGLAFPLQPQAQRALQQLRQKTVNYIQLKLDLERETIELVHTEPTDVAQLPSRVPRDAARYHFFLYKHTHEGDPLESVVFIYSMPGYKCSIKERMLYSSCKSRLLDSVEQDFQLEIAKKGPCRARHPLSLLVQAVALAAALAQGTLPAFLPCELQPHGLVNCNWLFLKSVPHFSAAAPRANVTSLSLLSNRIHHLHDSDFAHLSSLRVLNLKWNCPPAGLSPMHFPCHMTIEPNTFLAVPTLEELHLSYNGITTVPALPRSLVSLSLSHTNILVLDPTHFAGLHALRFLYMDGNCYYKNPCHRAPEVAPGALLGLGNLTHLSLKYNNLTEVPRLLPPSLETLLLSYNHIVTLAPEDLANLTALRVLDVGGNCRRCDHARNPCMECPKHFPKLHPDTFSHLSRLEGLVLKDSSLYRLDNRWFRGLGRLQVLDLSENFLYDCITKTTAFRGLARLRRLNLSFNYHKKVSFAHLHLAPSFGGLLSLKELDMHGIFFRSLSETTLQPLTHLPMLQILRLQMNFINQAQLSIFGAFPGLLYVDLSDNRISGAVRPAATLGEADGGPKVWLPSRDLAPGPLATLSLEDFMLSCKNFSFTLDLSRNNLVTIQPEMFARLSRLQCLRLSHNSISQAVNGSQFVPLTSLRMLDLSHNKLDLYHGSSFTELPRLEALDLSYNSQPFSMQGVGHNLSFVAQLHSLRYLSLAHNDIHSRVSQQLCSASLQALDFSGNALSQMWAEGDLYLRFFQGLRSLVLLDLSQNRLHTLLPRTLDNLPKSLKLLRLRDNNLAFFNWSSLALLPQLETLDLAGNQLKALSNGSLPSGTRLRKLDLSGNSIGFVTPGFFDLAKRLEELNLSANALKTVDPSWFGSLAGTLKILDVSTNPLHCACGAAFVDFLLEVQAAVPGLPSRVKCGSPGQLQGRSIFAQDLRLCLDEALSWDCFGLSLMVVALGLAVPMLHHLCGWDLWYCFHLCLAWLPRRGQRRGADALFYDAFVVFDKAQSAVADWVYNELRVQLEERRGRRALRLCLEERDWLPGKTLFENLWASVYSSRKTLFVLAHTDRVSGLLRASFLLAQQRLLEDRKDVVVLVILRPDAYRSRYVRLRQRLCRQSVLLWPHQPSGQGSFWAQLGTALTRDNRHFYNRNFCRGPTTAE; encoded by the exons ATGGCGCACCAGACCGGCATCCACG CTACCGAGGAGCTGAAGGAGTTCTTTGCCAAGGCGCGGGCTGGTTCTGTGCGGCTCATCAAAGTCGTCATTGAGGACG AGCAGCTCGTGCTGGGTGCCTCGAGGGAGCTGGTGGGCTGCTGGGACCAGGACTATGATGGGGCCGTGCTGCCGCtgctggatgcccagcagccttGCTACCTGCTCTACCGCTTGGACACGCAGAACGCCCAGGGCTTCGAGTGGCTCTTCCTCGCCTGGTCACCTGATAATTCCCCT GTGCGGCTGAAGATGCTGTATGCAGCCACACGGGCCACAGTGAAGAAGGAGTTTGGGGGCGGCCACATCAAGGATGAGCTCTTCGGGACTGTGAAG GATGACCTCTCCTTTGCTGGGTACCAGAAGCACCTGTCATCCTGTGCGGCGCCTGCCCCGCTGACCTCGGCCGAGAGAGAACTTCAGCAGATCCGTATTAACGAG GTGAAGACAGAGATCAGTGTGGAGAGCAAACACCAGACCCTGCAGGGCCTGGCCTTCCCTCTGCAGCCTCAGGCCCAGCGGGCACTTCAGCAGCTCAGACAGAAGACGGTCAACTACATCCAGCTG AAGCTGGACCTGGAGCGGGAGACCATCGAGCTGGTACACACAGAGCCAACGGACGTGGCCCAGCTGCCATCACGGGTGCCCCGAGATGCCGCCCGCTACCACTTCTTCCTCTACAAGCACACCCATGAGGGTGACCCCCTGGAGTCTGTGG TGTTCATCTACTCGATGCCCGGCTACAAGTGCAGCATCAAGGAGCGCATGCTCTACTCCAGCTGCAAGAGCCGCCTCCTCGATTCCGTGGAGCAGGACTTCCAGCTGGAGATCGCCAAGAAG GGCCCCTGCCGTGCCCGGCACCCCCTTTCTCTCCTGGTGCAGGCGGTGGCACTGGCTGCAGCCCTGGCCCAGGGCaccctgcctgccttcctgcccTGTGAACTCCAGCCCCACGGCCTGGTGAACTGCAACTGGTTGTTCCTGAAGTCTGTGCCACACTTCTCGGCTGCAGCGCCCCGGGCCAACGTCACCAGCCTCTCCTTGCTCTCCAACCGCATCCACCACCTCCATGACTCCGACTTCGCCCACCTGTCCAGCCTGCGGGTCCTCAACCTCAAGTGGAACTGCCCGCCGGCCGGCCTCAGCCCCATGCACTTCCCCTGCCACATGACCATCGAGCCCAACACCTTCCTGGCCGTGCCCACCCTCGAGGAGCTGCACCTGAGCTACAACGGCATCACGACCGTGCCCGCCCTGCCCAGGTCCCTCGTGTCCCTGTCGCTGAGCCACACTAACATCCTGGTGCTAGACCCCACCCACTTCGCCGGCCTACACGCCCTGCGCTTTCTGTACATGGACGGCAACTGCTACTACAAGAACCCCTGCCACCGGGCACCGGAGGTGGCCCCGGGCGCCCTCCTTGGCCTGGGCAACCTCACGCACCTGTCGCTCAAGTACAACAACCTCACGGAGGTGCCCCGCCTCCTGCCCCCCAGCCTGGAGACCCTGCTGTTGTCCTATAACCACATTGTCACCCTGGCGCCCGAGGACCTGGCCAATCTGACCGCCCTGCGCGTGCTCGACGTGGGTGGGAACTGCCGCCGCTGTGACCATGCCCGCAACCCCTGCATGGAGTGTCCGAAGCACTTCCCCAAGCTGCACCCCGACACCTTCAGCCACCTGAGCCGCCTCGAAGGCCTGGTGTTGAAGGACAGTTCTCTCTACAGACTGGACAACAGATGGTTCCGTGGCCTGGGCAGGCTCCAAGTGCTAGACCTGAGTGAGAACTTCCTCTATGACTGCATCACCAAGACCACAGCCTTCCGGGGCCTGGCCCGGCTGCGCAGGCTCAATCTGTCCTTCAATTACCACAAGAAGGTGTCCTTCGCCCACCTGCACCTGGCGCCCTCCTTCGGGGGCCTGCTCTCCCTGAAGGAGCTGGACATGCATGGCATCTTCTTCCGCTCGCTCAGCGAGACCACGCTACAGCCGCTGACCCACCTGCCCATGCTCCAGATTCTGCGTCTGCAGATGAACTTCATCAACCAGGCCCAGCTCAGCATCTTCGGGGCCTTCCCGGGCCTGCTCTACGTGGACCTGTCGGACAACCGCATCAGTGGAGCTGTGAGGCCGGCAGCCACCTTGGGGGAGGCGGATGGTGGGCCGAAGGTCTGGCTGCCATCCAGGGACCTCGCTCCAGGCCCACTGGCCACCCTCAGCTTGGAGGACTTCATGCTAAGCTGCAAGAACTTCAGCTTCACCTTGGACCTGTCACGGAACAACCTGGTGACGATCCAGCCAGAGATGTTTGCCCGCCTCTCGCGCCTCCAATGCCTGCGCCTGAGCCACAACAGCATCTCACAGGCGGTCAACGGCTCGCAGTTCGTGCCGCTGACCAGCCTGCGGATGCTGGACCTGTCCCACAACAAGCTGGACCTGTACCACGGGAGCTCATTCACGGAGCTGCCGCGACTGGAGGCGCTGGACCTCAGCTACAACAGCCAGCCTTTCAGCATGCAGGGCGTGGGCCACAATCTCAGCTTCGTGGCCCAGCTGCACTCCCTGCGCTACCTCAGCCTGGCGCACAACGACATCCATAGCCGTGTGTCCCAGCAGCTCTGCAGCGCCTCGCTGCAGGCCCTGGACTTCAGTGGCAATGCCCTGAGCCAGATGTGGGCTGAGGGAGACCTCTATCTCCGCTTCTTCCAAGGCCTGAGAAGCCTGGTCCTGCTGGACCTGTCCCAGAACCGCCTGCATACCCTCCTGCCACGCACCCTGGACAACCTCCCCAAGAGCCTGAAGCTGCTGCGTCTCCGTGACAATAACCTGGCCTTCTTCAACTGGAGCAGCCTGGCCCTCCTGCCCCAGCTGGAAACACTGGACCTGGCGGGAAACCAGCTGAAGGCCCTGAGCAATGGCAGCCTGCCGTCTGGTACCCGGCTCCGGAAGCTGGACCTCAGCGGCAACAGCATCGGCTTCGTGACCCCCGGCTTCTTTGATCTCGCCAAGCGGCTGGAAGAGCTCAACCTCAGTGCCAACGCCCTCAAGACGGTGGACCCCTCCTGGTTTGGCTCCCTAGCGGGCACCCTGAAAATCCTAGATGTGAGCACCAACCCGTTGCACTGTGCCTGTGGGGCGGCCTTCGTGGATTTCCTGCTGGAGGTGCAGGCTGCCGTGCCCGGGCTGCCCAGCCGAGTCAAGTGTGGCAGTCCGGGCCAGCTCCAGGGCCGCAGCATCTTCGCACAGGACCTGCGCCTCTGCCTGGACGAGGCCCTCTCCTGGGACTGTTTTGGCCTCTCCCTGATGGTGGTGGCCCTGGGCCTGGCTGTGCCCATGCTGCACCACCTCTGCGGCTGGGATCTCTGGTACTGCTTCCACCTGTGCCTGGCCTGGCTGCCCCGGCGGGGGCAGCGGCGGGGTGCAGATGCCCTGTTCTACGATGCCTTCGTGGTCTTTGACAAGGCGCAGAGCGCAGTGGCCGACTGGGTGTACAACGAGCTGCGGGTGCAGCTGGAGGAGCGCCGTGGGCGCCGGGCACTCCGCCTGTGCCTGGAGGAGCGTGACTGGCTACCCGGCAAGACGCTCTTTGAGAACCTGTGGGCCTCGGTCTACAGCAGCCGCAAGACCCTGTTTGTGCTGGCCCACACGGACCGGGTCAGCGGCCTCTTGCGTGCCAGCTTCCTGCTGGCCCAGCAGCGCCTGCTGGAGGACCGCAAGGACGTCGTGGTGCTGGTGATCCTGCGCCCTGACGCCTACCGCTCCCGCTACGTGCGGCTGCGCCAGCGCCTGTGCCGCCAGAGCGTCCTCCTCTGGCCCCACCAGCCCAGTGGCCAGGGCAGCTTCTGGGCCCAGCTGGGCACAGCCCTGACCAGGGACAACCGCCATTTCTACAACCGGAACTTCTGCCGGGGCCCCACGACAGCCGAATAG
- the LOC133095476 gene encoding twinfilin-2 isoform X2, with the protein MAHQTGIHATEELKEFFAKARAGSVRLIKVVIEDEQLVLGASRELVGCWDQDYDGAVLPLLDAQQPCYLLYRLDTQNAQGFEWLFLAWSPDNSPVRLKMLYAATRATVKKEFGGGHIKDELFGTVKDDLSFAGYQKHLSSCAAPAPLTSAERELQQIRINEVKTEISVESKHQTLQGLAFPLQPQAQRALQQLRQKTVNYIQLKLDLERETIELVHTEPTDVAQLPSRVPRDAARYHFFLYKHTHEGDPLESVVFIYSMPGYKCSIKERMLYSSCKSRLLDSVEQDFQLEIAKKIEIGDGAELTASFLYDEVHPKQHAFKQAFAKPKGPGGKRGHKRLIRGPGENGDDS; encoded by the exons ATGGCGCACCAGACCGGCATCCACG CTACCGAGGAGCTGAAGGAGTTCTTTGCCAAGGCGCGGGCTGGTTCTGTGCGGCTCATCAAAGTCGTCATTGAGGACG AGCAGCTCGTGCTGGGTGCCTCGAGGGAGCTGGTGGGCTGCTGGGACCAGGACTATGATGGGGCCGTGCTGCCGCtgctggatgcccagcagccttGCTACCTGCTCTACCGCTTGGACACGCAGAACGCCCAGGGCTTCGAGTGGCTCTTCCTCGCCTGGTCACCTGATAATTCCCCT GTGCGGCTGAAGATGCTGTATGCAGCCACACGGGCCACAGTGAAGAAGGAGTTTGGGGGCGGCCACATCAAGGATGAGCTCTTCGGGACTGTGAAG GATGACCTCTCCTTTGCTGGGTACCAGAAGCACCTGTCATCCTGTGCGGCGCCTGCCCCGCTGACCTCGGCCGAGAGAGAACTTCAGCAGATCCGTATTAACGAG GTGAAGACAGAGATCAGTGTGGAGAGCAAACACCAGACCCTGCAGGGCCTGGCCTTCCCTCTGCAGCCTCAGGCCCAGCGGGCACTTCAGCAGCTCAGACAGAAGACGGTCAACTACATCCAGCTG AAGCTGGACCTGGAGCGGGAGACCATCGAGCTGGTACACACAGAGCCAACGGACGTGGCCCAGCTGCCATCACGGGTGCCCCGAGATGCCGCCCGCTACCACTTCTTCCTCTACAAGCACACCCATGAGGGTGACCCCCTGGAGTCTGTGG TGTTCATCTACTCGATGCCCGGCTACAAGTGCAGCATCAAGGAGCGCATGCTCTACTCCAGCTGCAAGAGCCGCCTCCTCGATTCCGTGGAGCAGGACTTCCAGCTGGAGATCGCCAAGAAG ATTGAGATTGGCGATGGGGCGGAGCTGACGGCCAGCTTCCTCTATGACGAGGTGCACCCCAAGCAGCACGCCTTCAAGCAGGCCTTTGCCAAGCCCAAGGGCCCCGGGGGCAAGCGGGGCCACAAGCGCCTCATCCGTGGCCCCGGCGAGAATGGGGACGACAGCTAG
- the PPM1M gene encoding protein phosphatase 1M isoform X2, protein MSADWFRRRFLPGGPLPAPRPPRPRANPVPYRRPRFLRGSGSSPGTADASCRPNARPVRSPVRGRALPWNAGYAEIINAEKSEFNEDQAACGKLCIRRFEFGVEEDQEWLTLCPEEFLTGHYWALFDGHGGPAAAILAANTLHSCLRRQLEAVVEGMVATQPPMHLSGHCIRPSDPQFVEEKGIRAEDLVVGALESAFQECDEVIGRELEASGQVGGCTALVAVTLQGKLYVANAGDSRAILVRRDEVRPLSSEFTPETERQRIQQLAFLYPELLAGEFTRLEFPRRLKGDDLGQKVLFRDHHMSGWSYKCVEQSDLKYPLIHGQGRQARLLGTLAVSRGLGDHQLKVLDTNIQLKPFLLSVPQVTVLDMDQLEPQEEDIVVMATDGLWDVLSNEQVARLVRSFLPGNREDPHRFSELAQMLIHSTQGKDDSPTQEGQVSYDDVSVFVIPLHNQGQGRSSH, encoded by the exons ATGTCCGCCGACTGGTTCCGGCGCCGCTTCCTGCCGGGGGGTCCGCTCCCCGCGCCGCGGCCGCCCCGGCCCCGCGCCAACCCCGTGCCCTACCGGCGGCCCCGCTTCCTGCGCGGCTCGGGCTCCAGCCCCGGCACCGCCGACGCCTCGTGCCGCCCGAACGCCCGGCCAGTGCGCAGCCCGGTGCGGGGCCGCGCGCTGCCCTGGAACGCAGGCTATGCCGA GATCATCAATGCAGAGAAATCTGAATTCAATGAGGATCAGGCGGCCTGTGGGAAGCTGTGCATTCGGAGATTTGAGTTTGGGGTTGAAGAGGACCAGGAATGGCTGACCTTGTGCCCAGAGGAG TTCCTGACAGGTCATTACTGGGCACTGTTTGATGGTCACGGTGGTCCAGCTGCAGCTATCCTGGCTGCCAACACCCTGCACTCCTGCCTACGCCGGCAGCTGGAGGCCGTGGTAGAGGGCATGGTGGCCACTCAGCCCCCCATGCACCTCAGCGGCCACTGCATCCGCCCTAGTGACCCCCAGTTTGTGGAGGAAAAGGGCATTAGGGCAGAAGACTTGGTGGTCGGGGCTCTGGAGAGTGCCTTCCAGGAGTGT GATGAGGTGATCGGGCGAGAGCTGGAGGCCTCAGGACAGGTGGGTGGCTGCACAGCCCTGGTGGCTGTGACCCTGCAAGGAAAGCTGTATGTGGCCAATGCTGGGGATAGCAG GGCCATCTTGGTGCGGAGGGATGAGGTACGGCCCCTGAGCTCTGAGTTCACCCCGGAGACTGAGCGGCAGCGGATCCAGCAGCTG GCCTTTCTCTACCCTGAGCTTCTGGCTGGTGAGTTCACCAGACTGGAGTTCCCTCGGCGACTGAAGGGGGATGACTTGGGGCAGAAGGTTTTGTTCAGGGATCACCACATGAGCGGCTG GAGCTACAAGTGCGTGGAGCAGTCGGATCTCAAGTACCCACTGATTCATGGACAGGGTAGGCAG GCTCGGTTACTGGGAACACTGGCCGTCTCCCGGGGCCTAGGAGACCATCAGCTCAAAGTCctggacacaaatattcagctCAAGCCCTTCTTGCTCTCTGTCCCACAG GTGACTGTGCTGGATATGGACCAGCTGGAGCCACAGGAAGAGGATATAGTTGTCATGGCGACTGATGGGCTCTGGGATGTCCTGTCCAATGAGCAGGTGGCACGGCTGGTGCGGAGCTTCCTCCCTGGCAACCGAGAGGACCCACACAG GTTCTCGGAGCTGGCCCAAATGCTGATACACAGCACACAGGGAAAGGACGACAGTCCCACACAGGAAGGGCAGGTGTCCTACGACGACGTCTCTGTGTTCGTGATTCCCTTGCACAACCAGGGCCAAGGGCGCAGTAGCCACTGA